Below is a window of Equus quagga isolate Etosha38 chromosome 1, UCLA_HA_Equagga_1.0, whole genome shotgun sequence DNA.
ATGTGAAGATACTGGCGCAGCCACTTTACCTGAAGGACAGATGATCTCTGGAGCACCCTCTCCTGCGCCGATGGGTACAAAACTAGTTTCTCCAGTAGTTCTTTGTGAAGCGGGTCGGACTCCAGGGCTTCATGGAAAGAAATGTCATGCTGGCTAAGGAGGCTGAACTTGGACTTTCGGTAGAAAGTGGCCAGGCCCTCGTGCTGCTTGATTCTAAACACGCCCTCCAGCCCAAAGGCCTCGAGGGCCGGCACCAAACTGTCTGTAAACACGCTGCGGTCAACCTCTTGCAAACAGATGAGGTCGGCATTGTAGCCCGTGAGTTCCTTCTGGATGAGGTTCTGGCGGTAGTCGAGCTCCAAAGCGTAAGGGGCACAGTACGGGTACAGGACCGTCCGGGAGAACTCAGTCTGGGCGTACGTGTCGGCCAGGATGTTGTAGGAGACAGTGCGGATGAGAGCGTCGTCCGTCACCTTCTTGGTGTAGAGATGCCGGTGGTCAAAGGTGCAGGTGCCGGGCCCGGCCTCCACTAGACACACACTTTCCAACTCTCGGCTCGGCCCAAAGCGCTGCCCATTGCCTGGGGTGCAATGAAGCTTGAGCCGTAGCCCGATGTCGGCATTGGACGGCGTGTAGACGCGCTCGTCCACACCCGTCTCCGTCCAaccaggagaggaagaagagggagacaATGACGAGGGGCCCCCGCCCTCAGGCTCCGCCGCTCCGGGTTTGGCTTCCTTGTACCAGCGGAAGAGGGAGCTGGCGGGATCTCCAAATTCCAGGCTGAGCTTGGGGCACACCGGGAAGCCGGCCATGATGTAGCGTGGCAACTGCAGCTCGGTGAAGGCGGGCGGGTTGCGCTCCACCTTGTATTTGACGTCGCCAATCTGCAGCACCGCGCCATCCTGCCAGGCGTCCACATTGAGCACGTCTTCAGCCACTGCCTCCTCCCGGTAGTACAGCTTCACCACCGGCTCGCAGGCTGCAGCCGGCTCGGACCCAGGCCCCGCACAGGCCACGCCGCCGCTTGCGTTTGGCCGGTTCTTCCTGCTCTTCTTGGCGGCGGCCGCCTTAGCGTGGCCTTTGAGGGCGTTGGTAGCGATTCGGCTGAGGACCCGACCCAGCGGCTCGCTCTGGTCGCGCTGCATGTTCTTGTGGCTGCCGTCGGCTAGCGCGAACGACAGGCTTAGCTTAGGCTCCGAGGGCACACAGCGCACTACAGCGCGCTCCATCGCGCCCGTCCCGGTCTCCGTCGCCGCCTCGGCCCGACTGTGCCGCTCCACCGCCGTGCGGACCCCACGAAGCGCGGCGCGGGCGCCTGGGAGCCTCCACATGAACCTGGTAACCCAGCGGCAGACGACACCGGCGGCCGAGCGGCCACCAAGCGTCAGGGGGAGACAGAGGAGCCGCAGCCGCCGGCTCCGGGACCCATTCAGTCCCACGACTTCCGGCCGGCGAGGAGAAAGCGCACGGTGCTTCCGCCACGCACTTTCGCCACCCGCTTACCTGCTCCTTTTTCCCATAGCCACGCCTATCTCCAATCCTTCccagagaaatttttattttcaactagAGTCGCAAAGAGGGGAAATTAAGAAGATAGAAGTGCCAGAGGGAAATATGAGACGCAAGGGTTTTATCGAAAGCGCAGTTAGGGAGCGGAAGGGAAGGTGCTCCAAGCCGGAAGTGGCTGAGGCGGTGTCACGGGTTCCGCTGCCTGGAAGAAGGCGGGCGGCCTGCGTGGACCGTGCTACCTGCCTGTGTTATTCTCGCGCTGCGTGGGGCGAACAGCGCGAGGGCATAGGGAACTCCAGTCAGATCGCCGGCCGGCTCCAGGCGTGGAAGATGTTGCTCAATTCCTCCCCACGGCAGTCCCGACGCTGCCTGCCCTCTTCCGGGGTGTGGGTTGGCCGCAGCCCGGCCAGCGCCGACGCGCGGAGCTGAGCCTTTGTGGTAGCTAATAGCGCGCAGTGTATAATAATTCGCACTTAGTGAGCGATGACTGTGTTTATATCGTCTTCTACAGATACGAGGTCTGGGCAGATTAAgttacttgctcaaggtcacacagacatTACTGAATGAAtggctggaggctgagaaatAGCCAGTGAGTAGGAGGAAATGAAAAACGTAGCTTTACAGAAGCCAGGTGAAGAAGGTATTTCAAGAAACAGTAGTTTTGTGTtgaatataattaatattctgtgattaactgaaggaaaaaaacccttgaaaattcaaagaacaaattGAGAAGTTGCTTCTCTGGACAACTGATCTGCTTGTATGCACATTTTCTTGTCCTACAACTAGAACGTTTATTTATTGGGTATCCGATAATGAGCCATACCTTTTCCCCTGGCTTACGATGAGGAAAATAAGCCTTTTGAATTGTGTtctaaaagggtgaattttaccgTCATTTGAAATTTCTGtccccctcttctctccacctgccCACCAGGCATTTGACAAAGTGACTGGATATTGATGATATGTATGTAGTCCAGGACTGCAGTATAGGGATAGAAGTCATTACATTATACCAACTGACTAACTGACCTAAGGAACGAAGAAAATAAGTCTCAGTACCTCAGTTTATTGTACCCACGTTAacaaatttgaattttgaaatggCATTTTTCTTATCCCCAGCATTTTCCTTCATGCAACTTTATAGAACTTAATCTT
It encodes the following:
- the PDE12 gene encoding 2',5'-phosphodiesterase 12, which gives rise to MWRLPGARAALRGVRTAVERHSRAEAATETGTGAMERAVVRCVPSEPKLSLSFALADGSHKNMQRDQSEPLGRVLSRIATNALKGHAKAAAAKKSRKNRPNASGGVACAGPGSEPAAACEPVVKLYYREEAVAEDVLNVDAWQDGAVLQIGDVKYKVERNPPAFTELQLPRYIMAGFPVCPKLSLEFGDPASSLFRWYKEAKPGAAEPEGGGPSSLSPSSSSPGWTETGVDERVYTPSNADIGLRLKLHCTPGNGQRFGPSRELESVCLVEAGPGTCTFDHRHLYTKKVTDDALIRTVSYNILADTYAQTEFSRTVLYPYCAPYALELDYRQNLIQKELTGYNADLICLQEVDRSVFTDSLVPALEAFGLEGVFRIKQHEGLATFYRKSKFSLLSQHDISFHEALESDPLHKELLEKLVLYPSAQERVLQRSSVLQVSVLQSRQDSSKKICVANTHLYWHPKGGYIRLIQMAVALAHIRHVSCDLYPGIPVIFCGDFNSTPSTGMYHFVINGNIPEDHEDWASNGEEERCNMSLAHFFKLKSACDEPAYTNYVGGFHGCLDYIFIDLNALEVEQVIPLPSHEEVTTHQALPSVSHPSDHIALVCDLKWK